A genomic segment from Spinacia oleracea cultivar Varoflay chromosome 3, BTI_SOV_V1, whole genome shotgun sequence encodes:
- the LOC110791851 gene encoding B3 domain-containing protein Os01g0234100 isoform X2, whose amino-acid sequence MSSPSSPHPIPVPFQAESSKLLKNKRSNRNSIKRTWSHLIPCFETGLRHQHRKPKRRRPTGLESADKIFKSAVINQAEEFQSKLDPEYPSFVKALVKSHVTGCFWMRLPAPFCQTHLPVIDTFFTLETHSKKLYKAKYLASRQGLSGGWKGFAVSERLLEGDALVFHLISDTKFKVYVIKENNLTEVDGTLSSINLNTHEIQSDPGIVDQTSMQPPQNSESNSTGNSGRVVDGFPIYEEATLSPNTVSTFENFSIVINDLLKDYELPRHIKWSYYKLCCSQDALLHEQLPQWMNHILVGGIIIETVTIADALRQCELSTPKEEFAVWDKTLSALELLGMNVGFLRTHQHRLQRIVHDPEVAIVKQKCLELCAENSRAEDEIRSLTARLVEMKKVHIKRATDIDNLKSKLSNHEIRFQELVHTPW is encoded by the exons ATGTCTTCTCCTTCTTCTCCTCATCCAATCCCAGTTCCATTCCAA GCCGAAAGTAGTAAGCTGTTGAAGAACAAGAGGAGCAATAGGAATAGCATTAAGAGGACTTGGTCACATTTGATTCCTTGTTTTGAGACT GGGTTACGGCATCAGCACAGAAAGCCCAAAAG ACGTAGGCCGACCGGTCTAGAAAGTGCCGATAAAATTTTTAAGTCCGCAGTTATTAATCAAGCCGAAGAGTTTCAGTCCAAATTGGATCCCGAATATCCAAGCTTTGTTAAGGCTTTGGTGAAGTCACATGTTACTGGTTGTTTTTGGATG AGACTTCCGGCACCATTTTGTCAGACGCATTTACCAGTAATAGACACTTTCTTTACGTTGGAAACTCATAGTAAGAAGCTCTATAAGGCGAAATATCTTGCGAGCAGGCAAGGTTTAAGTGGAGGGTGGAAAGGTTTTGCTGTTTCTGAAAGACTGTTAGAAGGAGACGCTCTTGTGTTTCATCTAATATCAGACACCAAATTCAAG GTATACGTAATAAAAGAAAACAACTTGACAGAGGTAGACGGAACTCTCTCCTCCATAAATTTGAATACTCACGAAATACAAAGTGATCCGG GAATAGTTGATCAAACAAGTATGCAGCCACCTCAAAATTCAGAAAGCAATAGTACGGGAAATTCAGGGAGAGTTGTTGATGGTTTCCCGATATATGAAGAAGCAACCTTAAGTCCTAATACAGTCTCAACATTTGAGAATTTCAGCATCGTGATCAATGATTTGCTTAAAGACTATGAACTTCCTCGACATATTAAGTGGAGTTACTACAAATTGTGTTGCAGTCAAGATGCCTTACTCCACGAGCAGCTTCCACAATGGATGAATcacattttggtgggtggaatCATAATCGAGACTGTCACCATTGCAGATGCGTTGAGACAGTGTGAGTTATCAACTCCGAAAGAAGAATTCGCCGTTTGGGATAAGACTTTAAGTGCACTTGAACTTCTTGGGATGAATGTTGGTTTTCTGCGTACCCATCAGCACCGTCTTCAGAGAATTGTGCATGATCCGGAG GTAGCCATTGTCAAGCAGAAATGTTTGGAGCTGTGTGCTGAGAACTCGCGTGCAGAAGATGAGATCAGGAGTCTTACGGCTAGACTTGTTGAAATGAAGAAGGTTCATATAAAACGTGCAACTGATATCGATAATCTGAAGTCGAAGTTATCAAACCATGAAATCAGGTTTCAGGAACTGGTACATACCCCCTGGTGA
- the LOC110791851 gene encoding B3 domain-containing protein Os01g0234100 isoform X1: protein MSSPSSPHPIPVPFQVFHLQAESSKLLKNKRSNRNSIKRTWSHLIPCFETGLRHQHRKPKRRRPTGLESADKIFKSAVINQAEEFQSKLDPEYPSFVKALVKSHVTGCFWMRLPAPFCQTHLPVIDTFFTLETHSKKLYKAKYLASRQGLSGGWKGFAVSERLLEGDALVFHLISDTKFKVYVIKENNLTEVDGTLSSINLNTHEIQSDPGIVDQTSMQPPQNSESNSTGNSGRVVDGFPIYEEATLSPNTVSTFENFSIVINDLLKDYELPRHIKWSYYKLCCSQDALLHEQLPQWMNHILVGGIIIETVTIADALRQCELSTPKEEFAVWDKTLSALELLGMNVGFLRTHQHRLQRIVHDPEVAIVKQKCLELCAENSRAEDEIRSLTARLVEMKKVHIKRATDIDNLKSKLSNHEIRFQELVHTPW, encoded by the exons ATGTCTTCTCCTTCTTCTCCTCATCCAATCCCAGTTCCATTCCAA GTTTTTCATTTGCAGGCCGAAAGTAGTAAGCTGTTGAAGAACAAGAGGAGCAATAGGAATAGCATTAAGAGGACTTGGTCACATTTGATTCCTTGTTTTGAGACT GGGTTACGGCATCAGCACAGAAAGCCCAAAAG ACGTAGGCCGACCGGTCTAGAAAGTGCCGATAAAATTTTTAAGTCCGCAGTTATTAATCAAGCCGAAGAGTTTCAGTCCAAATTGGATCCCGAATATCCAAGCTTTGTTAAGGCTTTGGTGAAGTCACATGTTACTGGTTGTTTTTGGATG AGACTTCCGGCACCATTTTGTCAGACGCATTTACCAGTAATAGACACTTTCTTTACGTTGGAAACTCATAGTAAGAAGCTCTATAAGGCGAAATATCTTGCGAGCAGGCAAGGTTTAAGTGGAGGGTGGAAAGGTTTTGCTGTTTCTGAAAGACTGTTAGAAGGAGACGCTCTTGTGTTTCATCTAATATCAGACACCAAATTCAAG GTATACGTAATAAAAGAAAACAACTTGACAGAGGTAGACGGAACTCTCTCCTCCATAAATTTGAATACTCACGAAATACAAAGTGATCCGG GAATAGTTGATCAAACAAGTATGCAGCCACCTCAAAATTCAGAAAGCAATAGTACGGGAAATTCAGGGAGAGTTGTTGATGGTTTCCCGATATATGAAGAAGCAACCTTAAGTCCTAATACAGTCTCAACATTTGAGAATTTCAGCATCGTGATCAATGATTTGCTTAAAGACTATGAACTTCCTCGACATATTAAGTGGAGTTACTACAAATTGTGTTGCAGTCAAGATGCCTTACTCCACGAGCAGCTTCCACAATGGATGAATcacattttggtgggtggaatCATAATCGAGACTGTCACCATTGCAGATGCGTTGAGACAGTGTGAGTTATCAACTCCGAAAGAAGAATTCGCCGTTTGGGATAAGACTTTAAGTGCACTTGAACTTCTTGGGATGAATGTTGGTTTTCTGCGTACCCATCAGCACCGTCTTCAGAGAATTGTGCATGATCCGGAG GTAGCCATTGTCAAGCAGAAATGTTTGGAGCTGTGTGCTGAGAACTCGCGTGCAGAAGATGAGATCAGGAGTCTTACGGCTAGACTTGTTGAAATGAAGAAGGTTCATATAAAACGTGCAACTGATATCGATAATCTGAAGTCGAAGTTATCAAACCATGAAATCAGGTTTCAGGAACTGGTACATACCCCCTGGTGA
- the LOC110787467 gene encoding B3 domain-containing protein At1g49475, with translation MASDGSSGCPCFFKLILELRLDLHKLEIPRKFMRTHGSNLSNVIYLNIPSGKVWEFDLVRENGKTFLQKGWPEFVKFYSLNDGHCLLFKYEGESRFDVVIFDTSTSEIEYPLGPKACPKLTSCDIM, from the exons ATGGCAAGTGATGGGAGTTCAGGTTGTCCTTGTTTCTTCAAACTCATACTTGAACTTCGACTTGATCTCCATAAATTG GAAATTCCAAGGAAATTCATGAGAACTCATGGAAGTAATCTTTCAAATGTCATATACCTAAACATTCCATCCGGTAAAGTATGGGAATTCGACTTGGTCAGAGAAAATGGCAAGACTTTCTTGCAAAAGGGTTGGCCAGAATTTGTCAAGTTCTACTCATTGAATGATGGACATTGCTTATTGTTCAAGTATGAAGGGGAGTCTCGTTTCGACGTCGTAATTTTCGACACGAGCACTTCCGAGATCGAGTACCCGCTCGGTCCCAAAGCATGCCCAAAATTGACATCATGTGACATCATGTGA